A region from the Mucilaginibacter sp. CSA2-8R genome encodes:
- a CDS encoding Rv1355c family protein — MKDLKTYLTGDTHLPELYKPTIFRVTDLQDKQALEKLFKNGQISFVQNEMYGQLQELIKSKNPSVKIKANEYPALIDAFLDGKDMDEYGVWVYYPWSKRLVHLLDEEDFVEVRTNRNQYKITRDEQAELRKKKIGVIGLSVGQSIALTMAIERIFGELRLADFDTAELSNLNRIRTGVQNLGLNKTVIVAREIAEIDPFLKVNIFSDGLTEANMDQFFTGNGKLDLLVEVCDGLDIKILSRYKARELQIPVIMDTNDKGMLDVERFDLEPDRDILHGLANGLDPQNIKDLSNEDKIPYILKMIGAETISTRLKASMLEVEQSINTWPQLASSVTLGGALTTDVSRRLLLNQFHASGRYYVDMEDLVKDETEHQNESHPVTANPHAPLTKEAMVSIASGFLAEGFSANYQPTADELDKLIEAAIAAPSAGNNQPWKWYFSNGILFLFHDKIRSWSWGDYYEMGAHLSLGTAIENIHLEAGVLGLQDQVKLFPLSNTPELIAVINFHKANEINNADLQLANGIFTRATSRKNGERTRLNADFFNQLQSIISNHGVEMFHVEDDSDMHELSDIIAETDKVRLLNKLGHEEFYHEIRWNKEDALKTKDGVELASVDISQGEIAGFKVAGDWKAVELLSKWNKGNAFKKMSVKSVKSASAIILFTVPEFSHSQLLIAGRAVQRAWITANQNGVAVHPMLSPAFFFNRLIHGGGAELSTQTAQNLTVLRQRFFDVFKMGASPEQRYEVFLMKVSVADNVDIARSLRKDKSELFFSDQY; from the coding sequence ATGAAGGATTTGAAAACGTACTTAACCGGTGATACCCATTTGCCGGAACTATATAAGCCAACTATATTCAGGGTAACTGATTTGCAAGACAAGCAAGCGCTTGAAAAACTGTTTAAAAACGGGCAGATTTCTTTTGTACAGAATGAAATGTATGGGCAGTTGCAGGAGCTTATCAAGAGTAAAAATCCTTCTGTAAAAATAAAAGCAAACGAATATCCGGCTTTGATAGATGCCTTTTTGGATGGGAAGGATATGGATGAGTACGGAGTTTGGGTTTATTATCCCTGGAGCAAGCGTTTGGTGCATTTGTTGGACGAAGAAGATTTTGTAGAAGTTAGAACCAATAGAAACCAGTACAAAATTACCCGCGACGAACAGGCCGAATTAAGGAAAAAGAAAATAGGTGTTATCGGTTTATCCGTAGGGCAATCCATTGCCTTAACCATGGCTATAGAACGTATTTTTGGCGAACTCAGATTAGCCGACTTTGACACTGCAGAGTTAAGCAACCTAAACCGCATACGTACAGGTGTGCAAAATTTAGGGTTAAACAAAACCGTGATTGTTGCCCGCGAAATAGCCGAAATAGATCCGTTTTTAAAAGTAAATATATTTAGCGATGGGCTTACTGAAGCTAATATGGATCAGTTTTTTACAGGCAACGGAAAATTGGACCTTTTAGTAGAGGTTTGTGACGGTTTGGATATTAAGATATTAAGCCGTTATAAAGCCAGAGAGTTACAGATTCCGGTAATTATGGATACTAATGACAAGGGCATGCTGGATGTAGAGCGCTTTGATTTAGAGCCAGACCGCGACATTTTGCATGGCTTAGCTAACGGGCTGGATCCGCAAAATATAAAAGATTTATCTAACGAAGATAAAATACCTTACATCCTCAAAATGATCGGGGCCGAAACCATTTCTACCCGGCTCAAAGCTTCGATGCTCGAAGTAGAGCAATCTATCAACACATGGCCGCAATTAGCCTCGTCGGTTACCTTGGGTGGAGCATTAACTACTGATGTAAGCCGTCGCTTATTGCTTAACCAATTTCATGCTTCCGGGCGGTATTATGTAGATATGGAGGACTTGGTTAAAGATGAAACGGAGCATCAAAATGAAAGTCATCCGGTAACTGCCAATCCTCATGCACCTTTAACTAAAGAAGCTATGGTGAGCATAGCTTCCGGGTTTTTAGCTGAAGGATTTTCGGCAAATTACCAGCCAACAGCAGATGAACTTGATAAGCTTATTGAAGCAGCTATTGCAGCGCCGTCGGCAGGTAATAATCAGCCCTGGAAATGGTATTTCAGCAATGGTATCCTGTTTCTTTTTCATGATAAAATAAGGTCTTGGTCTTGGGGCGATTACTATGAAATGGGCGCACATTTATCTTTGGGTACAGCTATCGAAAATATTCACTTAGAAGCAGGTGTACTTGGCTTGCAAGATCAGGTAAAACTATTCCCATTAAGCAATACTCCCGAATTGATTGCAGTTATCAATTTTCACAAAGCAAATGAGATTAACAATGCCGACCTGCAGTTAGCCAACGGGATATTTACTCGTGCTACCAGTCGTAAAAACGGCGAGCGTACCAGGCTAAATGCTGACTTCTTTAATCAACTGCAGAGTATCATCAGCAACCATGGTGTTGAGATGTTTCATGTGGAAGATGACAGTGATATGCACGAACTGTCGGACATTATTGCTGAGACAGATAAGGTACGTTTGTTAAATAAATTAGGGCACGAAGAATTTTACCACGAAATAAGATGGAACAAGGAGGATGCGCTTAAAACCAAAGACGGCGTGGAACTGGCCTCTGTTGATATTAGCCAGGGCGAAATAGCCGGTTTTAAGGTGGCCGGCGATTGGAAAGCGGTAGAACTCTTATCGAAATGGAATAAGGGCAATGCTTTTAAAAAAATGTCGGTTAAATCGGTAAAAAGTGCTTCGGCTATTATTCTATTTACCGTGCCGGAGTTTTCGCACAGTCAATTGCTTATTGCCGGCAGGGCAGTGCAACGGGCCTGGATTACTGCTAATCAAAACGGGGTAGCCGTGCATCCAATGTTGTCGCCTGCATTCTTTTTTAACAGGTTAATACACGGCGGTGGTGCCGAACTATCAACGCAAACTGCACAGAATTTAACGGTTTTGAGGCAGCGTTTCTTTGATGTGTTTAAAATGGGTGCAAGCCCCGAACAGCGTTACGAAGTGTTTTTAATGAAAGTATCTGTAGCGGATAATGTCGACATTGCGCGATCATTAAGAAAAGATAAAAGCGAACTCTTTTTTTCCGATCAATACTAA
- a CDS encoding NPCBM/NEW2 domain-containing protein — protein sequence MNTLYKKILPAFAVVVLNVFAGAVKAQAQTVWLDELDLSNATQGYGVPKKNKTVDGKTITIAGKTFKRGFGTHAESSLMIELNGKASTFTTHVGIDDEIKGHEPAAEFVVSGDGKKLWSSGVMRLGDSARFCKVNVTRVKMLELIVTDGGNGNYYDHADWADAKFEISDAGGIATFNPIAKVPYILTPKAPASPRINGASVFGVRPGSPVQFQVAATGNRPMVYTAAGLPKGVNINKSTGLITGRLNAAGTYVVTLTAKNAKGSAQRKLRIVCGEHMALTPPMGWNSWNCFAGEVSAEKVKRAAAAMVKSGLINHGWTYINIDDFWQNNRDSKDQTLRGKFRDEAGNIMPNVRFGNMKGLADSIHQLGLKVGLYSSPGPWTCGGCAGSYGYEKQDAQIYAKWGFDYLKYDWCSYGNVIDGLPDNDPDKVSSLSYKGGNQLATAIKPFDLMGKYLLEQPRDIVFSLCQYGMSDVWKWGGSTGGSLWRTTNDITDTWTSVKNIILAQDKSAPWAKPGNWNDPDMLVIGTVGWGSPHPSKLKPDEQYLHFSLWSLFAAPLLIGCDMEKLDEFTLNLLTNDEVIAIDQDPLGKQATCVQTIGELKIYTKQLEDGSKAVGFCNFGMQPVKLSYNDFKQLGISGKQTVRDLWRQKNVAAVTAGKDQLPLNVPAHGVLLYKFSKAKA from the coding sequence ATGAATACATTATATAAAAAGATATTACCTGCATTTGCCGTCGTGGTATTAAACGTGTTTGCAGGGGCCGTAAAGGCGCAGGCGCAAACCGTTTGGCTCGACGAATTAGACCTGAGCAACGCTACCCAGGGTTACGGGGTGCCTAAAAAAAATAAAACGGTTGATGGTAAGACAATCACCATTGCCGGCAAAACTTTTAAACGCGGTTTCGGCACCCATGCCGAAAGTTCATTAATGATTGAACTCAATGGCAAGGCATCAACATTTACCACCCACGTAGGTATTGATGACGAAATAAAAGGTCACGAACCTGCTGCCGAGTTTGTGGTAAGCGGCGATGGTAAAAAATTATGGTCGAGCGGCGTAATGCGCCTGGGCGATAGCGCCCGGTTTTGCAAAGTAAACGTGACCAGGGTGAAAATGCTGGAGTTAATAGTAACGGATGGCGGTAACGGTAACTATTACGATCATGCCGACTGGGCAGATGCAAAATTTGAAATAAGTGATGCAGGCGGTATCGCTACCTTTAATCCTATTGCCAAAGTACCTTATATACTAACGCCCAAGGCACCTGCATCACCCCGCATTAATGGAGCGTCGGTATTTGGCGTTCGACCGGGCTCTCCAGTGCAATTCCAGGTAGCAGCCACGGGCAACCGCCCAATGGTTTACACGGCTGCCGGGCTGCCTAAGGGTGTTAACATTAACAAAAGTACCGGGCTAATTACCGGGCGGCTTAACGCAGCCGGAACTTATGTGGTAACATTAACGGCCAAAAATGCAAAAGGCAGCGCTCAGCGAAAATTACGTATTGTATGCGGCGAGCATATGGCGCTTACACCACCCATGGGTTGGAACAGTTGGAACTGCTTTGCCGGCGAGGTGTCGGCCGAAAAGGTTAAACGTGCTGCAGCAGCCATGGTTAAAAGCGGGTTAATAAATCATGGTTGGACTTATATTAATATTGATGATTTTTGGCAAAATAACCGCGATTCTAAAGATCAGACCCTGCGCGGTAAGTTTCGTGACGAAGCAGGCAATATTATGCCCAATGTGCGGTTTGGTAATATGAAAGGTCTTGCCGACAGTATACATCAGTTAGGTTTAAAAGTAGGCTTATATTCAAGCCCCGGCCCCTGGACTTGCGGCGGATGTGCAGGCAGTTACGGTTACGAAAAACAGGATGCACAAATTTACGCCAAGTGGGGATTTGACTATCTTAAATATGACTGGTGCAGCTATGGCAACGTTATTGACGGTTTGCCTGATAACGACCCCGATAAAGTAAGTTCATTATCTTACAAAGGAGGTAACCAATTAGCTACCGCTATTAAGCCTTTTGACTTGATGGGTAAATATCTGCTTGAGCAGCCGCGCGATATTGTGTTTAGCTTATGCCAGTATGGTATGTCGGATGTATGGAAATGGGGAGGCTCAACTGGCGGTTCTTTATGGCGTACCACTAACGATATTACCGATACATGGACGAGCGTAAAAAATATAATATTAGCGCAGGATAAATCTGCTCCCTGGGCAAAACCCGGCAACTGGAACGACCCTGATATGCTTGTAATTGGCACCGTAGGGTGGGGTAGCCCGCACCCGAGTAAGCTAAAACCTGATGAGCAATACCTGCATTTTAGCTTGTGGAGCCTTTTTGCAGCCCCGCTGCTTATTGGTTGCGACATGGAAAAACTGGATGAGTTTACCCTCAACTTACTTACCAATGATGAGGTGATTGCTATAGACCAGGACCCTTTGGGCAAACAAGCTACTTGTGTACAAACGATAGGAGAATTAAAAATATATACCAAACAGCTCGAAGACGGAAGTAAGGCGGTTGGTTTCTGTAACTTTGGGATGCAGCCGGTTAAGCTTTCTTACAATGATTTTAAGCAGTTAGGCATATCTGGTAAGCAAACCGTTCGCGATTTATGGCGTCAAAAAAATGTGGCGGCTGTAACGGCTGGCAAAGATCAATTGCCGTTAAACGTACCTGCCCATGGTGTGCTGCTTTATAAATTCAGTAAGGCAAAAGCTTAA
- a CDS encoding family 43 glycosylhydrolase: MYNKKFVILASLVLVALSGVLKAQNPIIQTIYTADPAPMVYKDTLFLYTGHDEDKSTWFTMNDWHIYSTTDMVNWTDRGTGLSLKNFEWAVKDAWAGQCIPRNGKFYWYVPINAKGSGMSIGVAVSDHPTGPFKDVLGKPMISGGWGYIDPSVFIDDDGQAYLYWGNPQLYYVKLNKDMTSYDQRVGIVKVPLTDEAFKLRIHNAKNTFKWAKSIDGLQSHSIKNAADSKYYWFVSALDKTTNRKVIAIAQGDKANGPFKDVLGKPFITEHTDAANVNPTVITDANKQAWLAWSDSKLWRVKLNADWTSYEQSTGIQQVPADQQEWFAEKIKGTVSSTEKRFTTYEEGPWLYKRKSLYYLLYPAGGVPEHLAYSTAPSATGPWTYRDTIMDVIGKGGAFTNHPGLIDYKGKTYLFYHNGALEGGGGFTRSVCVDEVQFTADGRLPRVTPTTTAISKAVKNLNPYNRVEAETIAWEKGVETTTNGNKSVYVTDIDNNDYIKIRSVDFTKGAGRFEASVIPLAGGSIEVRLDKPDGVLIGTCEVAKSKGSEMWQSLNAKVAAVKGLHDVCLVFKGGNEKLFNFDWWRFAAK, encoded by the coding sequence ATGTATAATAAAAAGTTCGTAATACTGGCCTCACTGGTTTTAGTGGCGCTATCCGGCGTACTCAAAGCACAAAATCCTATCATACAAACCATCTATACGGCCGACCCGGCACCCATGGTTTATAAAGACACGTTGTTTTTGTACACCGGGCACGATGAAGATAAATCGACCTGGTTTACGATGAATGACTGGCACATCTATTCAACAACTGATATGGTGAACTGGACGGACCGGGGGACAGGCCTGTCGCTCAAAAATTTTGAATGGGCAGTTAAAGACGCCTGGGCTGGGCAATGTATTCCGCGTAATGGCAAATTTTACTGGTATGTGCCTATCAATGCTAAAGGGTCGGGTATGTCAATCGGTGTGGCCGTGTCCGATCATCCTACCGGGCCATTCAAAGATGTTTTGGGTAAACCCATGATTTCGGGCGGTTGGGGTTATATTGACCCAAGTGTTTTTATTGATGACGACGGTCAGGCTTATTTGTACTGGGGTAACCCGCAGCTGTACTACGTAAAGCTGAATAAGGACATGACCTCTTACGACCAAAGGGTGGGTATTGTAAAGGTACCGCTTACTGATGAGGCTTTTAAATTACGCATTCATAACGCAAAAAATACTTTTAAATGGGCTAAATCTATAGATGGATTGCAATCGCACAGTATTAAAAATGCGGCCGATAGCAAATACTATTGGTTTGTCAGCGCGTTGGACAAAACCACTAACCGCAAGGTAATTGCCATAGCCCAAGGCGATAAAGCCAATGGGCCTTTTAAGGATGTTTTAGGAAAGCCGTTCATCACTGAGCATACAGATGCCGCAAACGTTAATCCAACGGTAATAACTGATGCCAACAAGCAGGCTTGGCTTGCCTGGAGCGATTCAAAGTTGTGGCGGGTAAAACTTAATGCTGATTGGACATCTTACGAACAATCTACTGGCATACAGCAGGTACCGGCCGACCAGCAAGAATGGTTTGCCGAAAAAATTAAAGGCACGGTGAGCTCAACCGAGAAAAGATTTACCACTTACGAGGAAGGCCCCTGGCTGTATAAACGTAAAAGCCTGTATTATCTGCTTTACCCCGCAGGCGGCGTGCCCGAGCATCTGGCCTATTCTACCGCGCCAAGCGCAACCGGACCCTGGACTTACCGCGATACCATTATGGATGTTATTGGTAAAGGCGGCGCATTTACCAACCATCCGGGTTTAATTGATTATAAAGGAAAAACTTATCTGTTTTACCATAACGGTGCATTAGAGGGCGGAGGTGGTTTTACCCGCTCGGTTTGTGTGGATGAAGTTCAATTTACTGCCGACGGACGTTTACCACGTGTAACGCCAACTACTACTGCCATTAGCAAAGCGGTTAAAAACCTAAACCCATACAATAGAGTAGAAGCCGAAACTATTGCCTGGGAAAAAGGAGTAGAAACAACAACTAACGGTAACAAATCCGTTTACGTTACAGACATTGACAATAACGACTACATCAAAATACGCAGTGTTGACTTTACTAAAGGAGCAGGCCGTTTCGAGGCCAGTGTAATACCCTTAGCGGGAGGTAGTATAGAAGTAAGGCTGGATAAACCCGATGGTGTTTTGATAGGTACTTGTGAGGTTGCCAAAAGTAAAGGAAGCGAGATGTGGCAAAGCTTAAACGCAAAAGTTGCCGCGGTAAAAGGCCTGCACGATGTATGCCTGGTGTTTAAAGGCGGAAACGAAAAGCTATTTAATTTTGATTGGTGGCGGTTTGCTGCGAAATAA
- a CDS encoding family 43 glycosylhydrolase produces MKLIVRSLTIAGLMLQAVLASAQNPLITNQFTADPSARVFNGKVYVYPSHDIKATPGHGRAGWFVMEDYHVFSSDNLTDWTDHGMIVSQTLVPWADPASYSMWAPDCIARNGKYYFYFPTTTKPDAPGGRGHFAVGVATSNTPVGPFKPEAEPIKGVVGIDPNVFINDDGQAYLYWSQGNIYAAKLKPNMLEIEGEVKTLGDLPVKGLKEGPYMYKHNGTYYLTYPHVENKTERLEYATSKSPLGPFKVTGVIMDENPTGCWTNHHSIIEFKGQHYLFYHSNDLSPSFDKNRSIHADSLFFNTDGTIKKVVPTLRGVGITKAGSKIQIDRFSDKGEDATVAFIDTAKKFDGWKSTVPVSAKGWIRYNRVDFGKSGTQRVTAKAWSAGAGELEIRTGSPTGPVIATIKVPAGKEWSDYSAPVKNKTSGINDLYFTAKGSTVEVDWVSFK; encoded by the coding sequence ATGAAATTAATAGTACGTTCGCTCACCATAGCTGGCCTGATGTTGCAGGCTGTATTAGCCAGTGCGCAAAACCCGTTAATCACCAACCAGTTTACTGCAGACCCATCGGCCAGGGTTTTCAACGGTAAAGTATATGTTTATCCGTCACATGACATTAAAGCTACGCCCGGACATGGCCGTGCAGGCTGGTTTGTGATGGAAGACTATCATGTTTTTTCGTCTGATAACCTAACTGACTGGACAGACCACGGCATGATTGTAAGCCAAACACTGGTGCCATGGGCCGACCCTGCATCTTACAGCATGTGGGCTCCCGATTGCATTGCGCGTAACGGTAAGTATTACTTTTATTTTCCAACCACTACTAAACCCGACGCTCCGGGCGGTCGTGGCCATTTTGCTGTAGGTGTTGCCACAAGCAATACCCCTGTGGGGCCATTTAAGCCCGAGGCGGAACCCATAAAAGGCGTGGTGGGTATTGACCCGAATGTATTTATAAATGATGATGGTCAGGCTTATTTGTATTGGTCGCAGGGTAATATTTATGCGGCTAAGCTAAAACCCAACATGCTCGAGATTGAAGGTGAAGTGAAAACCCTTGGTGATTTACCTGTTAAAGGCCTGAAAGAAGGACCTTATATGTACAAGCATAACGGGACTTATTACCTGACTTATCCTCACGTAGAAAACAAGACTGAAAGGCTGGAGTATGCCACCAGTAAGAGCCCATTAGGTCCGTTTAAGGTTACAGGGGTAATTATGGACGAAAACCCAACCGGCTGCTGGACCAACCACCATTCTATCATTGAATTTAAAGGACAGCATTATCTGTTTTATCACAGCAATGATTTGTCGCCGAGTTTTGATAAAAACCGGTCTATACATGCTGATAGCTTGTTTTTTAACACCGATGGAACAATAAAAAAAGTGGTACCTACTTTACGTGGTGTTGGTATTACTAAAGCTGGAAGCAAAATACAAATTGACCGGTTTAGCGATAAAGGTGAGGATGCCACAGTTGCATTTATTGATACCGCTAAAAAGTTTGACGGCTGGAAAAGTACGGTACCCGTATCTGCAAAAGGATGGATCAGGTACAATCGTGTAGATTTTGGTAAATCTGGCACTCAGCGTGTTACCGCCAAAGCATGGTCTGCCGGCGCCGGAGAACTGGAGATAAGAACAGGATCGCCAACCGGACCGGTAATTGCAACCATCAAAGTTCCGGCAGGGAAAGAATGGAGCGATTACAGTGCACCGGTTAAAAATAAAACCTCCGGTATAAATGACCTTTATTTCACTGCCAAAGGCTCTACGGTAGAGGTTGATTGGGTAAGCTTTAAATAA
- a CDS encoding alpha/beta hydrolase, whose protein sequence is MTKSIELKGNKVALLKYVGVLVFVIILSSARLLAQDTLDLYSGRPVPNARQVNMSALPAKQAMGMVYRVIRPSLEVYLPAEGTATGAAVIVCPGGSYKVLTYAGEGVATAKAFAKRGVTAFVLKYRLPDDAITSNKTIAPLQDAQRAIKIVREGADKWHLDIHKIGVAGFSAGGHLASTLATHYRQPVIENANNTSLRPDFLVVVYPVISMQDSLTHADSRRNLLGNNPTNELKKLYSNDLQVDAETPPTYITHAADDKLVDVDNSIMFFESLRRHKVPVEMHIYPKGGHGFIFGMPDWTTPLFTWMQKANWITK, encoded by the coding sequence ATGACTAAATCAATAGAATTAAAAGGTAATAAGGTTGCACTGCTAAAATATGTTGGCGTTTTGGTATTCGTCATCATACTATCGTCTGCAAGATTATTAGCTCAGGATACTTTAGATTTATACTCGGGTAGGCCGGTGCCTAACGCCCGGCAGGTTAATATGTCTGCTTTGCCGGCTAAGCAGGCAATGGGCATGGTTTACCGGGTTATACGACCTTCGCTCGAAGTATATTTGCCGGCCGAAGGGACTGCAACAGGTGCAGCGGTTATTGTTTGCCCCGGTGGGAGTTATAAAGTGCTCACTTATGCCGGGGAGGGCGTTGCAACGGCTAAAGCTTTTGCAAAACGCGGTGTTACGGCATTTGTACTTAAATACCGCTTGCCCGACGATGCTATAACCAGTAATAAAACTATTGCGCCTTTGCAGGATGCGCAACGCGCCATCAAAATAGTGCGCGAGGGTGCGGATAAATGGCACCTGGATATTCACAAAATAGGTGTGGCAGGATTTTCTGCGGGCGGCCATCTGGCATCTACGCTGGCAACACATTACCGGCAGCCAGTGATTGAAAATGCTAATAACACCAGTCTCCGGCCCGATTTTTTAGTAGTAGTTTACCCAGTTATCAGTATGCAGGATTCACTCACGCATGCCGACTCAAGGCGCAATCTGTTAGGTAATAATCCAACAAACGAGTTAAAGAAATTGTACTCCAATGATTTACAGGTTGACGCCGAAACGCCACCTACCTACATTACTCACGCTGCCGATGATAAATTGGTGGACGTTGATAATTCCATCATGTTTTTCGAAAGTTTACGCCGTCACAAAGTGCCGGTCGAAATGCACATCTATCCGAAAGGCGGGCATGGGTTTATATTCGGCATGCCTGATTGGACAACGCCATTATTTACCTGGATGCAAAAAGCCAACTGGATTACTAAATAA
- a CDS encoding sialate O-acetylesterase produces MRYKVLLVLVLVLACFTSFAQDKKFYIFLCFGQSNMEGNARFEPQDTTVDSRLKVLQAVDCPERHFTKDTWRTATPPLCRCNTGLTPADYFGRTLLAHLPADVKVGIINVSVAGAKIEVFEKDQYQTYLSTAPDWMKNTAKQYDGNPYARLVELAKMAQKEGVIKGVLLHQGESNTNDTLWTKKVKGVYTGLLDDLHLKAKAVPLLAGELVNADQNGACASMNKIIATLPQVIPTAHVVSSAGCTCAKDRLHFTAEGYRKLGSRYGATMLALLGYKNVVVD; encoded by the coding sequence ATGAGATATAAGGTATTACTGGTTTTAGTATTAGTCTTAGCTTGTTTTACAAGTTTTGCACAGGATAAAAAGTTCTATATCTTCTTGTGTTTCGGCCAGTCGAATATGGAGGGTAATGCCAGGTTTGAGCCACAGGATACCACGGTTGATAGCAGGCTGAAAGTTTTACAGGCAGTTGATTGCCCAGAGCGTCATTTTACAAAAGATACCTGGCGTACCGCTACGCCGCCGCTTTGCAGGTGCAACACCGGCTTAACCCCTGCCGACTACTTTGGCCGCACTTTGTTAGCGCATCTGCCTGCTGATGTAAAAGTAGGAATCATCAACGTATCGGTAGCCGGGGCAAAAATCGAGGTTTTTGAAAAAGACCAGTATCAAACTTATCTGTCTACCGCTCCTGACTGGATGAAAAACACCGCAAAGCAGTATGACGGCAATCCTTATGCGAGGCTGGTTGAATTAGCTAAAATGGCTCAAAAAGAAGGCGTGATAAAAGGCGTGCTTTTGCACCAAGGCGAGTCAAATACTAACGATACTTTGTGGACAAAAAAAGTTAAAGGTGTTTATACCGGTTTGTTAGACGATTTGCACTTAAAAGCCAAAGCAGTACCATTACTGGCCGGTGAGTTAGTGAATGCCGACCAAAACGGTGCATGCGCATCCATGAATAAAATTATAGCCACGCTGCCGCAGGTTATTCCAACGGCTCATGTAGTATCATCGGCAGGATGCACCTGTGCCAAAGACCGGCTGCACTTTACGGCAGAGGGTTACCGCAAGTTAGGAAGCCGTTATGGTGCTACGATGTTAGCGCTGTTAGGATATAAAAACGTGGTGGTTGACTAA
- a CDS encoding alpha/beta hydrolase-fold protein codes for MKQSKLPDTKSPLFSKSKIITKAMLLLATVTVTVGSAFAQGVVQPAAAGFDVVRANVKHGKIDTISYASKTVDTVRRALIYTPPGYSKNKRYPVLYLLHGIGGDEKEWFNGGHPQDILDNLYADGKIVPMIVVLPNGRAMKNDRATGNIMAADKVAAFANFEKDLLTDLIPYVEKNFSALTDREHRAVAGLSMGGGQSLNFGLGNLDKFAWVGAFSAAPNTKKPEELLPDPEKAKKMLKLLFISCGASDNLIYNSKRTHDYLAAKGVPHIYFIEPGVHDFKVWKNGLYMFSQLIFKPVDTSTFSQYTVAASN; via the coding sequence ATGAAACAAAGTAAATTACCTGATACAAAATCACCCCTATTTTCAAAAAGTAAAATCATCACAAAAGCCATGTTGCTGCTGGCAACTGTAACCGTTACGGTGGGCAGTGCTTTTGCTCAGGGTGTTGTGCAGCCTGCTGCAGCAGGTTTTGACGTGGTGCGTGCCAACGTTAAGCATGGCAAAATCGATACGATAAGTTATGCTTCTAAAACGGTGGATACGGTACGCCGGGCATTGATTTACACTCCGCCGGGTTACTCAAAAAATAAAAGATATCCGGTACTCTACCTGTTGCACGGCATTGGTGGAGACGAAAAAGAATGGTTTAATGGCGGGCACCCACAGGATATTTTAGATAACCTGTATGCAGATGGCAAAATAGTACCCATGATTGTTGTATTGCCAAATGGCCGCGCTATGAAAAACGACCGTGCCACAGGTAACATCATGGCGGCTGATAAAGTAGCGGCCTTTGCAAATTTTGAGAAAGATTTATTGACCGACCTGATTCCTTACGTAGAAAAAAACTTTTCGGCATTAACCGATCGTGAACACCGGGCTGTTGCCGGTTTGTCGATGGGTGGCGGGCAATCGCTCAACTTTGGTTTAGGTAATTTGGACAAGTTTGCCTGGGTGGGTGCGTTTTCGGCTGCACCTAATACCAAAAAGCCTGAAGAGTTGCTACCTGATCCAGAGAAAGCTAAAAAAATGCTGAAACTACTCTTCATTTCGTGTGGTGCCAGCGATAACCTGATTTACAACAGTAAACGTACTCATGATTACCTGGCAGCTAAGGGTGTGCCTCATATTTATTTCATAGAGCCAGGCGTACACGATTTCAAAGTTTGGAAAAACGGCCTGTATATGTTTTCGCAGCTTATTTTTAAACCGGTAGATACGTCAACTTTTTCGCAGTATACCGTAGCCGCATCTAACTAA